A DNA window from Methanocorpusculum sp. contains the following coding sequences:
- a CDS encoding tRNA(Ile2) 2-agmatinylcytidine synthetase, which produces MTLTLTPDQIKEKFGPMFCHRLLVMTDEKNGIAEIHEQCHARGPIEWDHMNRRRAKGALISAKTEGTTMTMLANIGSYPICFGPSDTELGGQALEAVIVKGNEVRTSWAGAAGAGVGVAACLSQAPGVIRTEYASEEDLKVGGARICRSTIILPKYEKVTFGIDDTDTKEGGATWVLALKCGEACPIDGTTFLGMRIIQLNPKAPEKTTNCTGSVITFAVKPEMKNELIAFVKSFIEEKTMSKTTGICYFAGIRLPDSTYAKRVKTELLTREEAITEAEKLGIIYIDSANGKGRIGALGALLWADGGVEAAGLYGETP; this is translated from the coding sequence ATGACATTGACATTAACCCCAGATCAGATAAAAGAAAAATTTGGACCGATGTTCTGTCATCGGCTCCTTGTGATGACCGATGAGAAAAACGGCATTGCCGAGATACATGAACAATGTCATGCAAGAGGCCCGATCGAATGGGATCATATGAACCGGAGAAGAGCAAAAGGAGCACTCATCTCCGCAAAAACCGAAGGTACCACAATGACGATGCTCGCAAATATCGGCTCATACCCAATCTGCTTTGGACCCTCGGACACGGAACTTGGCGGGCAGGCGCTTGAAGCAGTTATTGTAAAGGGAAACGAAGTACGAACCTCCTGGGCAGGAGCAGCTGGAGCCGGAGTGGGAGTGGCCGCCTGCTTATCCCAGGCACCGGGCGTCATCAGAACAGAATATGCCAGCGAAGAAGATCTGAAAGTAGGCGGTGCACGGATATGCAGAAGCACCATTATCCTGCCGAAATATGAGAAGGTCACCTTTGGTATAGATGATACTGACACAAAAGAGGGGGGAGCAACATGGGTCCTCGCTTTGAAGTGCGGTGAAGCCTGTCCAATTGATGGGACCACCTTCCTTGGAATGCGGATCATCCAGCTCAACCCCAAGGCTCCCGAGAAGACCACCAACTGTACAGGTTCAGTGATCACGTTCGCAGTAAAACCAGAGATGAAAAACGAACTGATCGCATTTGTCAAATCATTCATCGAAGAAAAAACGATGAGCAAAACGACTGGGATCTGCTACTTTGCCGGTATTCGTCTCCCGGATTCAACATATGCAAAGCGAGTGAAAACCGAACTGCTGACACGTGAAGAAGCAATAACCGAAGCAGAAAAACTCGGTATCATCTATATAGATAGTGCAAATGGAAAGGGGAGGATCGGGGCTCTCGGAGCACTTCTCTGGGCAGACGGTGGTGTTGAAGCCGCAGGTCTGTACGGCGAGACCCCGTGA